Proteins from a genomic interval of Patescibacteria group bacterium:
- the ftsW gene encoding putative lipid II flippase FtsW, with the protein MLKGLTAKSSGRPDYLFISYFFGILFLGLVMLSSASSVVSFQKFGSGFYYISHQILFGALPGLVLFFLASRIDYHIWKRAAFLLILVSIVLLVLVFVPGLSFSYGGATRWVHLGPILFQPSEAVKLTFLLYLATWLSSKGEKNIKDFSYGFMPFMALLGCIALLIILEPDIGTMAVIVAIAFSMYFIAGAHLGHIVLAASGAGILFFILINTASYRLQRFMTFLHPELDPQGIGYHINQALLAIGSGGLLGRGFGHSRQKYAYLPEATGDSIFAIIAEELGFILSAAIVILFTLFALQGYRIASEAPDDFGRYLCVGIMSWVVFQTFINIAAMLSLLPLTGIPLPFVSYGGSSLLVLMTAMGIVVNVSRQSKGGHV; encoded by the coding sequence ATGTTGAAGGGTTTAACGGCAAAGTCATCCGGTAGGCCGGATTATCTTTTTATTTCCTATTTTTTTGGGATTTTGTTTTTGGGGCTCGTCATGCTTTCATCTGCATCATCAGTGGTGTCATTCCAGAAATTCGGCAGCGGTTTTTACTATATTTCCCATCAGATACTTTTTGGCGCCCTTCCCGGGCTTGTATTGTTCTTTCTTGCATCGCGAATAGATTATCATATCTGGAAACGGGCGGCATTTTTGCTCATTCTTGTTTCTATTGTTCTTCTCGTCCTTGTGTTTGTTCCCGGGTTGAGTTTTTCCTATGGAGGTGCAACGCGCTGGGTACATCTGGGGCCGATTCTTTTTCAACCTTCAGAAGCGGTAAAACTGACATTTTTATTGTATCTCGCAACATGGCTTTCGAGTAAGGGAGAAAAAAATATTAAAGATTTTTCCTACGGCTTCATGCCGTTTATGGCGCTTCTTGGATGCATTGCTCTGTTGATTATTCTTGAACCGGACATTGGGACAATGGCGGTGATTGTTGCGATAGCATTCAGTATGTATTTTATTGCCGGAGCCCATCTGGGACATATTGTTCTGGCCGCATCGGGTGCGGGGATATTATTTTTCATTCTCATCAATACTGCATCATACCGACTGCAGCGTTTCATGACATTTCTTCACCCTGAACTCGATCCCCAAGGAATTGGCTATCATATCAACCAAGCATTGCTTGCTATTGGATCGGGCGGTTTGCTTGGAAGGGGGTTTGGTCATTCGCGGCAGAAATACGCATACTTACCCGAAGCGACAGGCGATTCAATTTTTGCAATTATTGCCGAAGAACTCGGGTTTATCTTATCTGCTGCTATTGTTATTCTTTTTACCCTATTTGCATTGCAGGGGTATCGCATAGCATCTGAAGCGCCGGATGATTTTGGGCGATATTTGTGCGTGGGTATTATGTCATGGGTAGTATTTCAAACATTCATAAATATCGCTGCCATGCTCTCCCTCCTACCGCTTACCGGTATCCCATTGCCATTTGTGAGCTATGGGGGATCATCATTGCTTGTACTTATGACTGCGATGGGGATTGTCGTGAATGTTTCTCGTCAATCAAAGGGTGGGCATGTATGA
- a CDS encoding UDP-N-acetylglucosamine--N-acetylmuramyl-(pentapeptide) pyrophosphoryl-undecaprenol N-acetylglucosamine transferase, with translation MRILCAGGGTLGSVTPLIAIIEELRSRMERDAVGQPDVLWIGTKKGVEKDIVCASDIPFHSIYTGKLRQYFDVRNLIDPFLLCIGIIQSLIAILRFRPDVIIGAGSFVSVPVLWAGWLLRKRAMILQLDIVPSLSNLLTSFCAQAILVACKEEERFFPSRKTHTIGIPVRLLVQDWKQKMEHESERRSARESFGIHDDLPVAVVMGGGTGSQFINALIMESVSDLEGVCHIIHIIGKGKAPDGYATLSHYHHYEFLTDRLIIALALADVVVTRAGMGSLAELSALGKPCIIIPIPHSHQEQNALYFEKRNAALYCSQDSLTKKMFGEKMKKLFHDTLMREEYSLRMSQALEGGARQRSVDILLSL, from the coding sequence ATGAGAATACTCTGCGCTGGCGGCGGTACACTCGGTTCTGTGACGCCGCTCATAGCAATCATTGAAGAGCTTCGTTCGAGAATGGAACGCGATGCAGTCGGGCAGCCCGACGTGTTATGGATTGGAACAAAGAAAGGGGTTGAAAAGGATATTGTCTGCGCATCAGATATCCCATTCCACTCAATCTATACCGGAAAGTTGCGCCAGTACTTCGATGTAAGAAATCTGATTGATCCTTTTTTATTGTGTATCGGTATTATTCAGTCACTCATCGCCATCTTGCGTTTTCGCCCCGATGTCATTATTGGCGCCGGAAGCTTTGTGAGTGTGCCGGTGCTGTGGGCGGGATGGCTCCTGAGAAAACGAGCAATGATTCTGCAGCTAGATATCGTGCCAAGCCTTTCAAACCTCTTAACATCATTCTGCGCTCAAGCAATCCTTGTTGCATGCAAGGAAGAAGAGCGATTTTTTCCTTCGCGTAAAACGCATACGATTGGCATCCCGGTGCGTCTGTTGGTACAAGATTGGAAGCAGAAAATGGAGCACGAATCCGAGCGCCGCAGTGCGCGGGAGTCATTTGGCATCCATGATGATCTGCCCGTCGCTGTCGTGATGGGCGGCGGTACAGGCTCACAGTTTATTAATGCGCTCATTATGGAATCGGTTTCTGATCTCGAAGGAGTATGCCATATTATTCATATAATCGGAAAGGGCAAAGCGCCGGATGGGTATGCCACGCTGTCGCACTACCATCACTATGAATTTCTTACCGATCGTCTTATTATTGCGTTAGCGCTTGCCGATGTTGTTGTGACACGCGCAGGCATGGGGTCGCTGGCTGAGCTTTCCGCACTTGGAAAGCCATGCATTATTATTCCCATTCCTCATTCCCATCAGGAGCAGAATGCACTGTATTTTGAAAAACGAAACGCTGCACTCTATTGTTCCCAAGATTCACTCACAAAAAAAATGTTTGGTGAAAAGATGAAAAAACTATTTCACGATACGCTTATGCGCGAGGAATACTCACTGCGCATGTCCCAAGCACTTGAGGGTGGGGCGCGCCAAAGAAGCGTAGATATTCTTCTTTCACTCTAA
- a CDS encoding glycosyltransferase family 2 protein, which yields MKVAAIIPALNEEQNIANVIRPLRQSRLVNEIIVIDDGSTDRTARVAQSAGARVITHQNNCGKGIAMFAGANATDADILFFADADLMHFIPQHADALIEPVKNGEVGMTVGLRDRGRFLTWLLPHIAPVLGGERAIRRVDFLKLSGNSVRDFGIETAMNAYCRKHHIAVRYSVLQGLRQVVKERKYGFWKGFRARIRMFWQIIRAEIETLWK from the coding sequence ATGAAGGTGGCAGCAATCATTCCCGCACTCAATGAAGAGCAGAACATAGCTAATGTTATCAGGCCTCTTCGGCAGTCACGCTTAGTGAATGAAATTATTGTTATTGATGATGGCTCGACCGATAGAACAGCTCGCGTGGCACAATCCGCCGGAGCTCGCGTGATCACCCACCAGAACAATTGCGGGAAAGGCATTGCAATGTTTGCAGGGGCCAATGCAACTGATGCAGATATTCTCTTCTTTGCAGATGCAGATCTCATGCATTTTATTCCGCAGCATGCGGATGCGCTCATCGAGCCTGTAAAAAATGGCGAAGTCGGCATGACTGTGGGTCTGCGGGATAGGGGGCGGTTTCTGACATGGCTATTGCCGCATATCGCGCCGGTATTGGGAGGCGAGAGGGCGATTCGTCGCGTTGACTTCTTGAAGCTTTCGGGAAATTCTGTACGGGATTTCGGCATTGAAACAGCAATGAATGCCTATTGCAGAAAACATCATATTGCAGTACGCTATAGTGTCTTACAAGGCTTGAGGCAGGTTGTTAAGGAGCGAAAATACGGTTTTTGGAAAGGGTTCAGGGCGCGCATACGCATGTTTTGGCAGATCATTCGCGCTGAGATTGAAACGCTATGGAAATAA
- the murC gene encoding UDP-N-acetylmuramate--L-alanine ligase, translating into MEIKKIHIIGIKGWGTSGLAQLLKVRGFDVCGSDMLDAMPSDLVLQKSDIAVEPFNAENISDHLDEVIYSTGYPEDHPERERSRELRIHQVSYPQAVGELFNPMFGISVCGTHGKTTSSAMMAYVLQFCGADPVALIGSLVPQFDTNVLTGSSQYFVLETDEYQNKLRYYDPKAVLLTSVEWDHPDFFHSEHEYADAFRAFLAHKSIQHIVACTDDNGVRDVVLSAHVPPTTYGENVEADYRLGNYRNEGEKSVFSIFRHSEYIGDCTLSLIGRHNALNALGVFALCDVLGVGSTEKIIQALGMFRGTARRLEYRGTKGITKVYVDYGHHPTEVRVTLSALREQFPNQKLWCVFGSHTFSRTETFFDSFAKSFESVDRVLVLDIYGAREKEGAVHARDLAEAINTHSHNAEYTGSIDHTLEILDLRAHASDVLVCMGASEDVWKVAERFLKN; encoded by the coding sequence ATGGAAATAAAAAAAATTCATATTATCGGCATTAAGGGATGGGGAACAAGCGGACTCGCACAACTATTGAAAGTGCGTGGCTTTGATGTATGCGGCTCCGATATGCTTGATGCCATGCCGTCAGATCTTGTACTTCAAAAATCAGACATTGCCGTTGAGCCGTTTAATGCTGAGAATATTTCCGATCATCTTGACGAAGTCATCTATTCTACCGGGTATCCGGAAGATCATCCGGAGCGCGAACGGAGCCGTGAATTGAGAATTCACCAGGTGAGCTATCCCCAAGCCGTTGGAGAGCTTTTTAATCCGATGTTTGGCATCTCTGTGTGCGGCACGCATGGAAAAACAACATCGAGTGCCATGATGGCATATGTGTTGCAATTTTGTGGAGCAGATCCGGTTGCTCTTATCGGAAGCCTTGTTCCTCAATTTGATACAAATGTTTTGACAGGATCATCACAGTATTTCGTCTTGGAAACAGATGAGTATCAGAATAAACTGCGCTACTACGACCCCAAAGCAGTCCTTCTCACGTCAGTCGAATGGGATCATCCGGATTTCTTTCACTCGGAACACGAGTATGCCGATGCGTTTAGAGCATTCCTTGCTCACAAAAGCATTCAGCACATTGTTGCATGTACCGATGATAATGGCGTGAGAGATGTTGTACTATCTGCGCATGTGCCCCCTACAACCTATGGTGAGAATGTCGAGGCGGATTATCGCCTAGGTAACTATCGAAACGAAGGAGAGAAGAGTGTGTTTAGTATTTTCCGCCATTCGGAGTATATCGGCGACTGCACTCTTTCTCTTATTGGTAGGCACAATGCATTGAATGCGCTTGGTGTTTTTGCTCTCTGTGATGTGCTTGGTGTCGGCAGTACTGAAAAAATTATTCAAGCACTCGGAATGTTCAGAGGAACAGCCCGACGACTTGAGTATAGGGGTACCAAAGGAATAACGAAGGTATATGTTGATTATGGACACCATCCAACAGAAGTTCGCGTAACACTTTCTGCTCTGCGTGAACAGTTTCCAAATCAAAAATTATGGTGCGTGTTTGGATCTCATACGTTTTCCCGAACGGAAACGTTTTTTGATTCATTTGCAAAGAGCTTCGAGAGTGTTGATCGTGTGTTGGTACTCGATATTTATGGAGCACGCGAAAAGGAAGGCGCAGTTCATGCGCGCGACTTAGCAGAAGCCATCAATACCCACTCTCACAATGCGGAATATACGGGTTCGATTGATCACACGCTTGAGATACTTGATTTACGCGCACACGCGAGCGATGTGCTTGTGTGTATGGGAGCAAGTGAAGATGTGTGGAAAGTCGCTGAGAGATTTTTGAAAAATTAA
- the murB gene encoding UDP-N-acetylmuramate dehydrogenase produces the protein MAMELTQQEPLARHTSFAIGGPAKLFIRVRTRKDLLEAATFVRKEGMPYTILGGGSNVLISDRGFDGIVIKNEDRTYSIDGTGVVAVAGVVLAMLVHETAKVGLSGLEWAFGVPGTVGGAVRGNAGAFGGETGDVLDSAEIIDLQSGEVKTLMHQELGFAYRRSACAQHPEWLISQATYHLTQSNPAATLQRVEECLAIKKKTQPLGARCIGSMFKNTPLTSFPDTSHIPEEYVRKGSVASGYLIEHVGLKGYCGNNVMISEKHANFFINTGGACCQDVIQLIDLAKKKVFEKYGIHLCEEIQYIGN, from the coding sequence ATGGCAATGGAGCTCACACAACAAGAACCCTTGGCCAGACACACATCGTTTGCTATTGGGGGTCCCGCGAAATTATTTATACGCGTACGCACACGCAAGGATTTACTTGAAGCGGCAACGTTTGTTCGCAAAGAGGGCATGCCATACACTATTCTTGGTGGCGGAAGCAATGTGCTGATTAGCGACAGGGGTTTTGATGGGATTGTTATTAAAAATGAAGATCGCACCTATTCCATTGATGGCACAGGAGTAGTTGCAGTCGCTGGTGTTGTGCTTGCCATGCTTGTGCATGAAACTGCCAAAGTCGGGTTGAGTGGGTTGGAATGGGCATTTGGTGTACCGGGAACGGTAGGAGGCGCTGTGCGGGGGAATGCCGGTGCGTTTGGCGGTGAGACAGGGGATGTACTTGATTCAGCAGAAATAATCGATCTGCAGAGCGGAGAAGTGAAGACGCTTATGCATCAAGAGCTCGGTTTCGCCTATCGCAGAAGTGCATGCGCCCAACATCCTGAATGGCTCATTAGTCAAGCTACATATCACCTTACCCAAAGCAATCCAGCTGCAACCCTTCAGAGAGTAGAAGAGTGCCTTGCGATTAAAAAGAAAACGCAGCCACTCGGCGCACGCTGTATAGGTAGTATGTTCAAAAATACCCCGCTTACCTCATTTCCTGATACATCACACATCCCCGAAGAATATGTGCGAAAAGGAAGTGTGGCTTCCGGATACCTTATTGAACACGTCGGGCTCAAGGGGTATTGTGGAAATAACGTTATGATTTCAGAAAAACATGCGAATTTTTTTATCAACACCGGTGGAGCATGCTGTCAGGACGTGATACAATTGATAGACCTTGCAAAGAAAAAGGTATTTGAAAAATATGGCATTCATTTGTGTGAAGAGATACAATATATAGGTAACTAA
- a CDS encoding HPF/RaiA family ribosome-associated protein encodes MEITTRVVDIVLTDQNNKHIDAKCSAFAKRFRDAVLLNLEIKRDRHHRKGEVIHMRATLSLATGDSALIHGESDSETFVRALDEVLVALSRQLERLKAHPRRGGSET; translated from the coding sequence ATGGAAATTACAACTCGAGTAGTGGATATAGTGCTCACCGACCAAAACAACAAGCATATCGATGCGAAATGCTCAGCATTTGCAAAGCGCTTTCGAGATGCCGTTTTGCTGAATCTTGAAATCAAACGCGACCGACACCATCGCAAGGGAGAGGTCATCCATATGCGGGCAACACTTTCATTAGCCACCGGTGATTCAGCACTCATTCATGGCGAATCTGACAGTGAAACATTTGTACGCGCACTTGATGAAGTGCTTGTTGCGCTTTCACGCCAGCTTGAACGTTTAAAAGCGCATCCGCGCCGCGGAGGAAGCGAAACGTAG
- the lysA gene encoding diaminopimelate decarboxylase produces the protein MSHYIRDRWDYLSDRKNGTLYIEGISVHELAKKYCTPMYIIVERTIRERFREFKKAFPYPRLRVQYATKCNSNLEIMRIANQEDIELDASSVGEIILALLADFEPREITFTNLYKTEQDILFAARVGVQAITADSIEELGVIEQAGKKLRKKIPVFLRFNPIIDLGSYTTRKLQYGIPYAWFKKSVDIAMKLRHLDVVGLHFHGSYISNPKVYFIAAKKMFKIAEYLITEYNHRIKFLDLGGGFPIATGDEEVFHPRDMGARLSAYIMYLANKINLPLPKLIFEPGKFCVANAGIGLVKVISSKRTGNLRTVIVDGSTYAFLPDPLIYEAHYDMLPATKMRRRRQYNYRISGCTCDSIDLLSNSVYLPRLEAGDLLAIMDCGAYSNTMASNFNSLKRAPIVMIKENGTTKLIRRRDRYSDMFAPELDVLKVADPNELKHYYNLLRVNMNKVWGGHKRKKKVDIPPSVPPVNTCP, from the coding sequence ATGAGCCACTACATCAGAGATCGGTGGGATTATCTTTCTGATCGAAAAAACGGCACGCTCTATATCGAAGGCATTTCAGTCCATGAACTTGCCAAGAAATACTGTACTCCGATGTATATTATCGTTGAGCGTACGATTCGCGAACGTTTTCGTGAATTCAAAAAAGCATTTCCGTATCCACGATTGCGCGTGCAATATGCAACGAAATGCAATTCTAATCTCGAAATCATGCGTATTGCAAACCAGGAAGATATCGAGCTTGATGCGAGCTCGGTAGGAGAAATTATTTTGGCGCTCCTGGCGGATTTTGAGCCTCGTGAAATAACATTTACCAATCTCTACAAAACGGAACAAGATATTTTATTTGCCGCTCGTGTTGGCGTGCAGGCGATTACTGCCGATTCGATTGAAGAGCTTGGGGTTATCGAACAAGCAGGCAAGAAACTACGAAAAAAAATCCCGGTTTTTTTACGTTTCAATCCAATTATCGATTTGGGATCCTATACGACGCGTAAGCTTCAGTATGGCATACCCTATGCATGGTTCAAAAAATCGGTGGATATTGCCATGAAGCTGCGCCATCTCGATGTCGTAGGGCTTCATTTTCACGGATCGTACATTTCAAATCCCAAAGTATATTTTATCGCAGCAAAGAAAATGTTTAAGATTGCCGAGTATCTTATCACGGAGTACAACCACAGGATAAAATTCTTGGATTTGGGAGGAGGATTTCCGATTGCAACTGGCGATGAAGAGGTGTTTCATCCGCGCGACATGGGTGCGCGCTTATCCGCATATATCATGTATCTCGCGAATAAAATTAATCTTCCTCTGCCAAAATTGATTTTTGAACCTGGAAAGTTTTGTGTGGCTAATGCCGGTATTGGGTTGGTGAAGGTTATCAGTTCTAAGCGAACAGGCAATCTGCGAACAGTGATTGTCGACGGTTCAACATACGCTTTTTTGCCGGATCCTCTTATTTATGAGGCACACTACGATATGTTGCCTGCAACAAAAATGCGCAGACGCAGGCAGTACAATTATCGCATTTCAGGGTGCACCTGCGACAGCATCGATCTGCTTTCAAATTCAGTATACCTACCTCGCCTCGAAGCGGGGGATTTGCTGGCTATTATGGATTGCGGAGCCTATAGTAATACGATGGCGTCTAATTTCAATTCATTGAAACGCGCTCCGATTGTTATGATCAAAGAAAACGGAACAACAAAGCTTATTCGCCGGCGCGATAGGTATTCAGATATGTTTGCCCCGGAGCTCGATGTGCTTAAAGTAGCTGATCCGAACGAATTGAAACATTACTACAATCTTTTACGCGTTAATATGAACAAAGTGTGGGGAGGGCATAAGCGAAAGAAAAAAGTGGATATTCCACCGTCTGTGCCGCCCGTGAATACATGTCCCTGA
- a CDS encoding deoxyhypusine synthase family protein: MESTPHQNTEHTPIDRHSAEHAKGLTPLVSLDISTIHSFDDLLKSMSLTSFGGRQVGEAADLLTKMAKDPDCFVVGTFSGAMTVAKQGLLIAEMIDRGMLNAIVSTGALMTHGLVEGVGMSHFKFDPAIMDDKEFFDKGFNRVTDTIELEKNLDDLEDIVDKVFQGINEDDVVCSSSIVRAIGKYLCDNVPGRAIVKSAYEKNVPIYIPAFTDSELGLDFALYNRIRRKKGKKTIAFDPYLDLEHYTELIAKQKRTGIFTIGGGVPRNWAQQVACYLEIINHRQQGDSEGNKYPAMRFMYGLRICPEPVHWGGLSGCTYSEGVSWGKFVPPQEGGMFVEVLADATTVWPLILKGVTERLDKEVH, encoded by the coding sequence ATGGAATCTACGCCTCACCAGAATACAGAACATACTCCAATCGATCGGCATTCCGCTGAACATGCAAAGGGACTTACTCCTCTTGTGAGTTTGGACATTTCCACGATCCACTCGTTTGACGATTTGCTCAAAAGCATGTCACTTACTTCCTTTGGAGGAAGGCAAGTGGGAGAAGCGGCTGATTTGCTCACAAAAATGGCGAAAGATCCCGATTGCTTTGTTGTTGGAACATTTTCCGGAGCAATGACGGTTGCAAAGCAGGGACTCCTCATTGCAGAAATGATTGATCGGGGGATGTTGAATGCAATTGTCAGCACCGGCGCACTCATGACACATGGCCTTGTTGAAGGTGTTGGTATGAGCCATTTTAAATTTGATCCCGCCATCATGGATGATAAGGAATTTTTCGACAAAGGCTTTAATCGCGTAACCGATACGATTGAACTTGAAAAAAATCTTGATGATCTTGAAGATATCGTGGATAAGGTGTTCCAAGGTATTAATGAGGATGACGTTGTATGCAGCTCGTCGATAGTCCGTGCAATAGGAAAATATCTCTGCGACAATGTGCCGGGTCGCGCGATCGTCAAAAGCGCATACGAGAAGAATGTCCCCATTTACATACCTGCATTTACTGACTCGGAATTGGGTCTTGATTTTGCTCTCTACAATCGCATACGACGTAAGAAAGGAAAAAAAACCATAGCTTTCGATCCATACCTTGATCTTGAGCATTATACCGAATTGATTGCCAAACAGAAGCGAACGGGCATTTTTACGATAGGTGGTGGCGTGCCACGGAATTGGGCACAGCAAGTTGCGTGCTATTTGGAAATTATAAATCATCGGCAGCAGGGAGATAGTGAGGGCAATAAATATCCCGCTATGCGCTTTATGTATGGCTTAAGAATTTGCCCAGAGCCGGTTCACTGGGGAGGGCTTTCCGGTTGCACGTACTCTGAAGGAGTGTCCTGGGGTAAATTTGTGCCACCCCAAGAGGGTGGTATGTTTGTCGAAGTACTTGCAGACGCAACAACCGTCTGGCCCTTGATTCTCAAAGGAGTAACAGAACGCCTTGATAAGGAAGTCCACTAG
- the speB gene encoding agmatinase: MELSHEQLFSPPGEYASLEKAHFVAAAVPIEASVSYGSGASKGPEALLHASQQVELFDVEEQNEPYRAGIATCAFPQPFSQTKEALAYAQEITLEILNAQKIPIILGGDHSLTPGVLAAFVQKDTSFSVFHIDAHSDLRDSYHGDPHSHASALRRVLAFPAVRTLVQVGIRNVSNDPEDGSEFSFIQDNTDRVKIFFAKDMALWNISEMVDALAHDVYITIDVDGFDPSIMPSTGTPEPGGIDWYTALRVLREVCTKKNVIGLDIVELAPIPGFHAPDFLVAKLIYKLIGYISKAKGYL; the protein is encoded by the coding sequence ATGGAATTATCACACGAACAACTTTTTTCTCCTCCAGGCGAATACGCATCGCTCGAAAAAGCTCATTTTGTTGCGGCTGCCGTGCCGATTGAAGCGTCAGTGAGTTATGGCTCGGGTGCTTCTAAGGGTCCCGAGGCACTCCTTCATGCAAGTCAACAAGTTGAACTTTTTGATGTTGAAGAACAGAACGAACCGTACCGCGCAGGGATTGCAACGTGCGCATTTCCACAACCGTTTTCTCAAACAAAAGAAGCGCTTGCCTATGCTCAAGAGATTACCCTTGAAATTCTGAATGCGCAAAAGATCCCAATCATTCTTGGCGGTGATCATTCGCTTACCCCGGGAGTGCTGGCAGCTTTTGTCCAAAAAGATACATCCTTCAGCGTGTTTCATATTGATGCACATAGCGATCTGCGCGACTCGTATCATGGCGACCCTCACAGTCATGCTTCTGCGCTGCGCCGAGTACTGGCATTTCCTGCAGTACGCACGCTTGTTCAAGTGGGAATCCGCAATGTAAGCAATGACCCTGAGGATGGCAGTGAGTTCTCATTCATTCAGGACAATACCGACAGAGTAAAAATATTCTTTGCAAAGGACATGGCGTTGTGGAATATATCTGAGATGGTTGATGCTCTTGCTCACGATGTGTATATCACCATAGATGTGGATGGGTTTGATCCCTCTATTATGCCGTCCACCGGTACGCCAGAACCCGGAGGGATCGATTGGTACACTGCACTGCGAGTGTTGCGCGAGGTCTGCACTAAAAAAAATGTTATCGGATTGGATATTGTTGAGCTTGCCCCCATACCGGGATTTCATGCGCCGGATTTTCTTGTCGCAAAATTAATATACAAATTGATCGGTTATATTTCAAAAGCGAAAGGATATTTATAA